In Treponema primitia ZAS-2, a genomic segment contains:
- a CDS encoding sulfurtransferase TusA family protein, translating into MSDALQIDARVDITTVVCPVTFVKTKVALEELEDGQVLEVRLNDGEPIQNVPRSLKDEGHKVTNVTKTEDGTWLLTVVKGGLSS; encoded by the coding sequence ATGAGCGATGCCCTGCAAATTGACGCCCGGGTAGACATCACTACCGTGGTATGCCCAGTGACCTTTGTTAAAACCAAGGTAGCACTGGAAGAGCTGGAGGACGGCCAGGTACTGGAAGTCCGGCTCAACGACGGAGAACCCATTCAAAACGTACCCCGAAGCCTCAAGGACGAAGGACATAAGGTAACCAATGTTACTAAAACTGAGGACGGAACCTGGCTTCTCACCGTAGTCAAGGGCGGGCTGTCCTCTTAA
- a CDS encoding 4Fe-4S binding protein produces the protein MAEVDYATLKKGGFMRQIQTDQFSMRLKVIGGQLKAEHLQKISEVAKKYGKGYIHLTSRQGVEIPFISLKDIEEVKKELSSAGVSIGVCGPRVRTVTACQGSTICPSGAIETSALAEELDTRYFGRELPHKFKIGITGCKNNCLKAEENDLGIKGGISPEWNKQDCTYCGVCEAVCPVNAVKVDKDKSELSFTESACVYCGKCVKSCPSSAWQGKNGYFLSFGGMFGNEIKEGLHLLPLLFDKEKVFKAVDATVKFYQNNGKGGERLGRTLIRVGSGGLKKEVEEAVQ, from the coding sequence ATGGCGGAAGTTGATTACGCCACCCTAAAGAAGGGTGGTTTCATGCGGCAAATCCAGACGGATCAGTTTTCCATGCGTCTAAAAGTAATAGGTGGCCAGCTCAAAGCGGAGCATCTGCAAAAGATCAGCGAGGTCGCAAAAAAATACGGCAAAGGCTATATTCACCTGACCAGCCGCCAGGGGGTGGAGATTCCCTTCATCTCCCTCAAGGATATTGAGGAGGTGAAGAAGGAACTTTCCTCTGCAGGGGTCAGCATCGGCGTCTGCGGGCCCCGGGTGCGGACCGTCACCGCCTGCCAGGGCTCGACAATCTGCCCTTCCGGCGCCATTGAAACCAGCGCCCTGGCGGAAGAATTGGACACCCGGTATTTTGGCCGGGAGCTGCCCCACAAGTTCAAAATAGGCATCACGGGCTGTAAGAACAACTGCCTCAAGGCGGAGGAAAACGATCTGGGTATCAAGGGGGGCATCTCCCCTGAATGGAACAAGCAGGATTGTACCTACTGCGGGGTCTGCGAAGCGGTATGCCCGGTAAATGCGGTAAAGGTTGATAAGGATAAATCGGAGCTCAGCTTTACTGAGTCCGCCTGTGTCTACTGCGGTAAATGCGTTAAGAGCTGCCCCTCCAGCGCATGGCAGGGAAAAAACGGCTACTTCCTCTCATTCGGAGGAATGTTCGGCAATGAAATAAAAGAGGGCCTCCACCTCCTGCCCCTGCTTTTTGACAAGGAAAAGGTCTTTAAAGCCGTGGACGCCACGGTCAAATTCTACCAGAACAACGGCAAAGGCGGGGAACGTCTGGGCCGAACCCTTATCCGGGTGGGATCTGGGGGCTTAAAAAAAGAAGTTGAGGAGGCAGTACAATGA